A single window of Phyllostomus discolor isolate MPI-MPIP mPhyDis1 chromosome 13, mPhyDis1.pri.v3, whole genome shotgun sequence DNA harbors:
- the RIMBP2 gene encoding RIMS-binding protein 2 isoform X6 has product MREAAERRQQLELEHEQALAALNAKQQEIDLLQKAQVEAKKQHEGAVQLLECKVRELEDKCRAQSEQFSLLSRDLERFRQHAGKIDLLGGGPGTSLDVPSPPGKPFPRFMNGLAPSIGSGQESAFGSRTAAGDYVRPLPLPGDRPEPLSVRPTFLSRSGSPRCRLESDMDNERNANPSRQRYLGKVHLCVARYSYNPFDGPNENPEAELPLTAGKYLYVYGDMDEDGFYEGELPDGQRGLVPSNFVDFVQDSESRLSALGTELGRNLINHAGLGLDGESILDLNSPTPLDAGVPDDGVGTLDVNIDDVGEDIVPYPRKITLIKQLARSVIVGWEPPAVPPGWGAVGGYTVLVDQEPRLRLPLAGRTKALIEKLNVAACTHRVSVQCVTSRGSSDQLRCTLLVGKDVVVAPSQLRVDGITQVSARLSWLPTNSNYSHVIFLNEDELDVVQAARYQYQFLSLRPNTAYKVKVLARPHQMPWQLPLEQREKKEAFVEFSTLPAGPPAPPQDVTVHAGATPGTVHVSWKPPALTATGLSNGANVTGYGVYANGQRVAEVIAPMADGTAVELVRLRSLDAKGVTVRTLSAQGESVDSALAAVPPDLLVPPAPPRTAPTPKPLASAGVPDTKDDRLGPCVKVDEAWEQGRAPPHGHGLEPPGLQGGRSPSPSRTLPQPQGAPVSTSVAKAMAREAAQRVAESSRLEKRSVFLERGGPYANSDEEDGDECPDVRRRGASVDDFLKGSELGKPPHCCHGDEYHTESSRGSDLSDIMEEDEEELCSEMQLEGGGRRRPSGTSHNALKILGNPASAGRADRPDSVGRRFPHGGAGPQRSRPGTGPSTIDEYGDRDRLSPDFYEESETDPGAEEPPARIFVALFDYDPLSMSPNPDAAEEELPFKEGQIIKVYGDKDADGFYRGETCARSGLIPCNMVSEIHADDEEMMEQLFRQGFLPLNTPVEKLERTRRGGRQHPVPTRRMVALYDYDPRESSPNIDVEAELTFCTGDIISVFGDIDEDGFYYGELSGQKGLVPSNFLEEVPDDVEVYLSDAPSPHARDTPARAKAKRKKSVHFTP; this is encoded by the exons GCTCAGGTTGAAGCTAAGAAGCAGCATGAAGGCGCCGTGCAGCTGCTAGAG TGCAAGGTGCGGGAGCTGGAGGACAAGTGCCGGGCGCAGAGCGAGCAGTTCAGCCTGCTGTCGCGGGACCTGGAGCGGTTCCGGCAGCACGCCGGCAAGATTGACCTGCTGGGCGGCGGCCCCGGGACCTCCCTGGACGTCCCCTCGCCCCCCGGCAAGCCCTTCCCGCGGTTCATGAACGGCCTGGCCCCCTCCATCGGCTCAG GCCAGGAGAGCGCCTTCGGAAGCCGCACTGCCGCCGGGGACTACGTCCGGCCCCTGCCGCTGCCCGGGGACAGGCCGGAGCCGCTGTCCGTCAGGCCCACCTTCCTGTCGAGATCGGGAAGCCCGAGATGCAGACTTGAGTCAGAC ATGGACAATGAGCGGAACGCCAACCCCTCCAGGCAGAGGTACTTGGGGAAGGTGCACCTGTGTGTCGCCCGCTACAG CTACAACCCCTTCGACGGCCCCAATGAGAACCCGGAGGCCGAGCTGCCGCTCACGGCGGGGAAGTACCTGTACGTGTATGGGGACATGGACGAGGACGGCTTCTACGAAG GGGAGCTCCCGGACGGGCAGCGGGGCCTGGTGCCCTCCAACTTCGTGGATTTTGTCCAGGACAGCGAGTCCCGATTAAGTGCCCTGGGGACCGAGCTGGGCCGGAACCTCATCAACCACGCCGGCCTGGGCCTGGACGGGGAGAGCATCCTGGACCTGAACTCGCCCACGCCCCTGGACGCGGGCGTCCCCGACGACGGCGTGGGGACGCTGGACGTGAACATCGACGACGTCGGAGAAGACATCGTGCCTTACCCCCGGAAAATCACCCTCATCAAGCAACTCGCCAGAAGTGTCATTGTGGGCTGGGAGCCCCCGGCCGTGCCGCCGGGCTGGGGCGCCGTGGGCGGCTACACCGTGCTGGTGGACCAGGAGCCGCGCCTGCGCCTCCCGCTCGCGGGCAGGACTAAGGCCCTCATCGAGAAGCTGAACGTGGCGGCCTGCACCCACCGCGTGTCCGTGCAGTGCGTGACGAGCCGGGGCAGCTCGGACCAGCTGCGCTGCACGCTGCTCGTGGGCAAGGACGTGGTGGTGGCCCCCTCCCAGCTGAGGGTGGACGGCATCACCCAGGTCTCCGCCCGGCTCTCCTGGCTGCCCACCAACAGCAACTACAGCCACGTCATCTTCCTCAACGAGGACGAGCTGGACGTGGTCCAGGCGGCCCGGTACCAGTACCAGTTCCTCAGCCTCAGGCCCAACACGGCCTACAAGGTCAAGGTCCTGGCCAGGCCCCACCAGATGCCGTGGCAGCTGCCcctggagcagagggagaagaaggaggccTTCGTGGAGTTCTCCACGCTGCCCGCAG GCCCTCCGGCTCCCCCCCAAGATGTCACGGTCCACGCAGGGGCCACACCAGGGACCGTCCACGTCTCCTGGAAGCCGCCGGCCCTGACCGCCACCGGGCTGTCCAATGGGGCCAACGTCACGGGCTACGGCGTGTACGCGAACGGGCAGAGG GTGGCCGAGGTCATCGCCCCCATGGCGGACGGCACGGCCGTGGAGCTGGTGCGGCTGCGGAGCCTGGACGCCAAGGGAGTGACCGTGCGGACCCTCTCTGCCCAGGGCGAGTCCGTGGACTCCGCCCTTGCCGCCGTCCCCCCCGACCTCCTGGTGCCTCCAGCCCCCCCAAGAACTGCTCCCACACCGAAGCCATTAGCAAGTGCCGGAGTCCCCGATACCAAAGATGACCGCCTGGGCCCCTGCGTCAAGGTGGACGAGGCCTGGGAGCAGGGCCGGGCGCCCCCCCACGGGCACGGGCTGGAGCCCCCTGGCCTGCAGGGGGGGCGGTCGCCTTCGCCCAGCCGGACCCTCCCGCAGCCCCAGGGGGCCCCCGTGTCCACCTCCGTCGCCAAGGCCATGGCCCGGGAAGCCGCACAGAGAGTGGCCGAGAGCAGCAGG CTAGAGAAAAGGAGCGTCTTCCTGGAGAGGGGCGGCCCGTATGCCAACTCAGATGAGGAGGACGGGGACGAGTGTCCAGATGTCAGGCGGAGGGGTGCCTCGGTGGACGACTTCCTGAAGGGCTCCGAGCTCGGCAAGCCG ccccactgtTGCCATGGAGACGAGTACCACACGGAGAGCAGCCGCGGCTCTGACCTCTCGGACATCatggaggaggacgaggaggagctGTGTTCGGAGATGCAGCTGGAGGGCGGGGGCCGGCGGCGGCCCAGCGGCACGTCCCACAATGCCCTCAAG ATTCTAGGCAACCCCGCGTCTGCAGGACGGGCCGACCGGCCGGACTCCGTGGGCCGCAGGTTTCCGCACGGCGGCGCCGGCCCCCAGAGGTCCCGGCCAGGGACGGGCCCCTCCACCATCG ATGAGTACGGCGACCGAGACCGGCTCTCCCCCGACTTCTACGAGGAGTCCGAGACCGACCCCGGCGCCGAGGAGCCCCCGGCCCGCATCTTTGTGGCCCTGTTTGACTACGACCCCCTGAGCATGTCCCCGAACCCCGACGCTGCGGAGGAGGAGCTGCCCTTCAAGGAGGGGCAGATCATCAAG GTCTACGGGGACAAGGACGCCGACGGCTTCTACCGCGGCGAGACGTGCGCGCGGTCCGGCCTCATTCCCTGCAACATGGTCTCCGAGATCCACGCCGACGACGAGGAGATGATGGAGCAGCTCTTCAGACAGGGCTTCCTCCCTCTCAACACGCCCGTGGAGAAGCTGG AGCGGACCAGAAGAGGCGGCAGGCAGCACCCCGTGCCCACGCGCAGGATGGTGGCCCTGTACGACTACGACCCGAGGGAGAGCTCACCCAACATCGACGTGGAG GCGGAGCTCACCTTCTGCACAGGCGACATCATCTCCGTGTTCGGGGACATTGATGAAGACGGGTTTTACTAT GGGGAGCTCAGTGGGCAGAAAGGCCTGGTGCCCTCGAACTTCCTGGAAGAAGTGCCTGACGACGTGGAGGTCTACCTCTCggacgccccctccccccacgcgcGGGACACGCCGGCGCGCGCCAAGGCCAAGCGG AAGAAGAGTGTTCATTTCACACCTTAA
- the RIMBP2 gene encoding RIMS-binding protein 2 isoform X3: MREAAERRQQLELEHEQALAALNAKQQEIDLLQKAQVEAKKQHEGAVQLLECKVRELEDKCRAQSEQFSLLSRDLERFRQHAGKIDLLGGGPGTSLDVPSPPGKPFPRFMNGLAPSIGSGQESAFGSRTAAGDYVRPLPLPGDRPEPLSVRPTFLSRSGSPRCRLESDMDNERNANPSRQRYLGKVHLCVARYSYNPFDGPNENPEAELPLTAGKYLYVYGDMDEDGFYEGELPDGQRGLVPSNFVDFVQDSESRLSALGTELGRNLINHAGLGLDGESILDLNSPTPLDAGVPDDGVGTLDVNIDDVGEDIVPYPRKITLIKQLARSVIVGWEPPAVPPGWGAVGGYTVLVDQEPRLRLPLAGRTKALIEKLNVAACTHRVSVQCVTSRGSSDQLRCTLLVGKDVVVAPSQLRVDGITQVSARLSWLPTNSNYSHVIFLNEDELDVVQAARYQYQFLSLRPNTAYKVKVLARPHQMPWQLPLEQREKKEAFVEFSTLPAGPPAPPQDVTVHAGATPGTVHVSWKPPALTATGLSNGANVTGYGVYANGQRVAEVIAPMADGTAVELVRLRSLDAKGVTVRTLSAQGESVDSALAAVPPDLLVPPAPPRTAPTPKPLASAGVPDTKDDRLGPCVKVDEAWEQGRAPPHGHGLEPPGLQGGRSPSPSRTLPQPQGAPVSTSVAKAMAREAAQRVAESSRLEKRSVFLERGGPYANSDEEDGDECPDVRRRGASVDDFLKGSELGKPPHCCHGDEYHTESSRGSDLSDIMEEDEEELCSEMQLEGGGRRRPSGTSHNALKILGNPASAGRADRPDSVGRRFPHGGAGPQRSRPGTGPSTIDEYGDRDRLSPDFYEESETDPGAEEPPARIFVALFDYDPLSMSPNPDAAEEELPFKEGQIIKVYGDKDADGFYRGETCARSGLIPCNMVSEIHADDEEMMEQLFRQGFLPLNTPVEKLERTRRGGRQHPVPTRRMVALYDYDPRESSPNIDVEAELTFCTGDIISVFGDIDEDGFYYGELSGQKGLVPSNFLEEVPDDVEVYLSDAPSPHARDTPARAKAKRVPPEGSGTARRAPSPTAHLHAGSPASSLGTGSPGRGREMSSRKKKGLLFKGKRLLKKLGAVK; this comes from the exons GCTCAGGTTGAAGCTAAGAAGCAGCATGAAGGCGCCGTGCAGCTGCTAGAG TGCAAGGTGCGGGAGCTGGAGGACAAGTGCCGGGCGCAGAGCGAGCAGTTCAGCCTGCTGTCGCGGGACCTGGAGCGGTTCCGGCAGCACGCCGGCAAGATTGACCTGCTGGGCGGCGGCCCCGGGACCTCCCTGGACGTCCCCTCGCCCCCCGGCAAGCCCTTCCCGCGGTTCATGAACGGCCTGGCCCCCTCCATCGGCTCAG GCCAGGAGAGCGCCTTCGGAAGCCGCACTGCCGCCGGGGACTACGTCCGGCCCCTGCCGCTGCCCGGGGACAGGCCGGAGCCGCTGTCCGTCAGGCCCACCTTCCTGTCGAGATCGGGAAGCCCGAGATGCAGACTTGAGTCAGAC ATGGACAATGAGCGGAACGCCAACCCCTCCAGGCAGAGGTACTTGGGGAAGGTGCACCTGTGTGTCGCCCGCTACAG CTACAACCCCTTCGACGGCCCCAATGAGAACCCGGAGGCCGAGCTGCCGCTCACGGCGGGGAAGTACCTGTACGTGTATGGGGACATGGACGAGGACGGCTTCTACGAAG GGGAGCTCCCGGACGGGCAGCGGGGCCTGGTGCCCTCCAACTTCGTGGATTTTGTCCAGGACAGCGAGTCCCGATTAAGTGCCCTGGGGACCGAGCTGGGCCGGAACCTCATCAACCACGCCGGCCTGGGCCTGGACGGGGAGAGCATCCTGGACCTGAACTCGCCCACGCCCCTGGACGCGGGCGTCCCCGACGACGGCGTGGGGACGCTGGACGTGAACATCGACGACGTCGGAGAAGACATCGTGCCTTACCCCCGGAAAATCACCCTCATCAAGCAACTCGCCAGAAGTGTCATTGTGGGCTGGGAGCCCCCGGCCGTGCCGCCGGGCTGGGGCGCCGTGGGCGGCTACACCGTGCTGGTGGACCAGGAGCCGCGCCTGCGCCTCCCGCTCGCGGGCAGGACTAAGGCCCTCATCGAGAAGCTGAACGTGGCGGCCTGCACCCACCGCGTGTCCGTGCAGTGCGTGACGAGCCGGGGCAGCTCGGACCAGCTGCGCTGCACGCTGCTCGTGGGCAAGGACGTGGTGGTGGCCCCCTCCCAGCTGAGGGTGGACGGCATCACCCAGGTCTCCGCCCGGCTCTCCTGGCTGCCCACCAACAGCAACTACAGCCACGTCATCTTCCTCAACGAGGACGAGCTGGACGTGGTCCAGGCGGCCCGGTACCAGTACCAGTTCCTCAGCCTCAGGCCCAACACGGCCTACAAGGTCAAGGTCCTGGCCAGGCCCCACCAGATGCCGTGGCAGCTGCCcctggagcagagggagaagaaggaggccTTCGTGGAGTTCTCCACGCTGCCCGCAG GCCCTCCGGCTCCCCCCCAAGATGTCACGGTCCACGCAGGGGCCACACCAGGGACCGTCCACGTCTCCTGGAAGCCGCCGGCCCTGACCGCCACCGGGCTGTCCAATGGGGCCAACGTCACGGGCTACGGCGTGTACGCGAACGGGCAGAGG GTGGCCGAGGTCATCGCCCCCATGGCGGACGGCACGGCCGTGGAGCTGGTGCGGCTGCGGAGCCTGGACGCCAAGGGAGTGACCGTGCGGACCCTCTCTGCCCAGGGCGAGTCCGTGGACTCCGCCCTTGCCGCCGTCCCCCCCGACCTCCTGGTGCCTCCAGCCCCCCCAAGAACTGCTCCCACACCGAAGCCATTAGCAAGTGCCGGAGTCCCCGATACCAAAGATGACCGCCTGGGCCCCTGCGTCAAGGTGGACGAGGCCTGGGAGCAGGGCCGGGCGCCCCCCCACGGGCACGGGCTGGAGCCCCCTGGCCTGCAGGGGGGGCGGTCGCCTTCGCCCAGCCGGACCCTCCCGCAGCCCCAGGGGGCCCCCGTGTCCACCTCCGTCGCCAAGGCCATGGCCCGGGAAGCCGCACAGAGAGTGGCCGAGAGCAGCAGG CTAGAGAAAAGGAGCGTCTTCCTGGAGAGGGGCGGCCCGTATGCCAACTCAGATGAGGAGGACGGGGACGAGTGTCCAGATGTCAGGCGGAGGGGTGCCTCGGTGGACGACTTCCTGAAGGGCTCCGAGCTCGGCAAGCCG ccccactgtTGCCATGGAGACGAGTACCACACGGAGAGCAGCCGCGGCTCTGACCTCTCGGACATCatggaggaggacgaggaggagctGTGTTCGGAGATGCAGCTGGAGGGCGGGGGCCGGCGGCGGCCCAGCGGCACGTCCCACAATGCCCTCAAG ATTCTAGGCAACCCCGCGTCTGCAGGACGGGCCGACCGGCCGGACTCCGTGGGCCGCAGGTTTCCGCACGGCGGCGCCGGCCCCCAGAGGTCCCGGCCAGGGACGGGCCCCTCCACCATCG ATGAGTACGGCGACCGAGACCGGCTCTCCCCCGACTTCTACGAGGAGTCCGAGACCGACCCCGGCGCCGAGGAGCCCCCGGCCCGCATCTTTGTGGCCCTGTTTGACTACGACCCCCTGAGCATGTCCCCGAACCCCGACGCTGCGGAGGAGGAGCTGCCCTTCAAGGAGGGGCAGATCATCAAG GTCTACGGGGACAAGGACGCCGACGGCTTCTACCGCGGCGAGACGTGCGCGCGGTCCGGCCTCATTCCCTGCAACATGGTCTCCGAGATCCACGCCGACGACGAGGAGATGATGGAGCAGCTCTTCAGACAGGGCTTCCTCCCTCTCAACACGCCCGTGGAGAAGCTGG AGCGGACCAGAAGAGGCGGCAGGCAGCACCCCGTGCCCACGCGCAGGATGGTGGCCCTGTACGACTACGACCCGAGGGAGAGCTCACCCAACATCGACGTGGAG GCGGAGCTCACCTTCTGCACAGGCGACATCATCTCCGTGTTCGGGGACATTGATGAAGACGGGTTTTACTAT GGGGAGCTCAGTGGGCAGAAAGGCCTGGTGCCCTCGAACTTCCTGGAAGAAGTGCCTGACGACGTGGAGGTCTACCTCTCggacgccccctccccccacgcgcGGGACACGCCGGCGCGCGCCAAGGCCAAGCGG GTTCCTCCCGAGGGGTCGGGGACAGCAAGGAGAGCGCCGTCCCCCACGGCCCACCTCCACGCGGGGTCACCTGCGTCGTCTCTGGGTACTGGGAGTCCCGGGAGAGGCAGGGAAATGTCCTCGAGAAAGAAAAAGGGGCTGCTTTTCAAGGGCAAGAGACTGCTGAAAAAGCTGGGCGCGGTGAAGTGA
- the RIMBP2 gene encoding RIMS-binding protein 2 isoform X5 yields the protein MREAAERRQQLELEHEQALAALNAKQQEIDLLQKAQVEAKKQHEGAVQLLENTLESMQCKVRELEDKCRAQSEQFSLLSRDLERFRQHAGKIDLLGGGPGTSLDVPSPPGKPFPRFMNGLAPSIGSGQESAFGSRTAAGDYVRPLPLPGDRPEPLSVRPTFLSRSGSPRCRLESDMDNERNANPSRQRYLGKVHLCVARYSYNPFDGPNENPEAELPLTAGKYLYVYGDMDEDGFYEGELPDGQRGLVPSNFVDFVQDSESRLSALGTELGRNLINHAGLGLDGESILDLNSPTPLDAGVPDDGVGTLDVNIDDVGEDIVPYPRKITLIKQLARSVIVGWEPPAVPPGWGAVGGYTVLVDQEPRLRLPLAGRTKALIEKLNVAACTHRVSVQCVTSRGSSDQLRCTLLVGKDVVVAPSQLRVDGITQVSARLSWLPTNSNYSHVIFLNEDELDVVQAARYQYQFLSLRPNTAYKVKVLARPHQMPWQLPLEQREKKEAFVEFSTLPAGPPAPPQDVTVHAGATPGTVHVSWKPPALTATGLSNGANVTGYGVYANGQRVAEVIAPMADGTAVELVRLRSLDAKGVTVRTLSAQGESVDSALAAVPPDLLVPPAPPRTAPTPKPLASAGVPDTKDDRLGPCVKVDEAWEQGRAPPHGHGLEPPGLQGGRSPSPSRTLPQPQGAPVSTSVAKAMAREAAQRVAESSRLEKRSVFLERGGPYANSDEEDGDECPDVRRRGASVDDFLKGSELGKPPHCCHGDEYHTESSRGSDLSDIMEEDEEELCSEMQLEGGGRRRPSGTSHNALKILGNPASAGRADRPDSVGRRFPHGGAGPQRSRPGTGPSTIDEYGDRDRLSPDFYEESETDPGAEEPPARIFVALFDYDPLSMSPNPDAAEEELPFKEGQIIKVYGDKDADGFYRGETCARSGLIPCNMVSEIHADDEEMMEQLFRQGFLPLNTPVEKLERTRRGGRQHPVPTRRMVALYDYDPRESSPNIDVEAELTFCTGDIISVFGDIDEDGFYYGELSGQKGLVPSNFLEEVPDDVEVYLSDAPSPHARDTPARAKAKRKKSVHFTP from the exons GCTCAGGTTGAAGCTAAGAAGCAGCATGAAGGCGCCGTGCAGCTGCTAGAG AACACCTTGGAGAGCATGCAG TGCAAGGTGCGGGAGCTGGAGGACAAGTGCCGGGCGCAGAGCGAGCAGTTCAGCCTGCTGTCGCGGGACCTGGAGCGGTTCCGGCAGCACGCCGGCAAGATTGACCTGCTGGGCGGCGGCCCCGGGACCTCCCTGGACGTCCCCTCGCCCCCCGGCAAGCCCTTCCCGCGGTTCATGAACGGCCTGGCCCCCTCCATCGGCTCAG GCCAGGAGAGCGCCTTCGGAAGCCGCACTGCCGCCGGGGACTACGTCCGGCCCCTGCCGCTGCCCGGGGACAGGCCGGAGCCGCTGTCCGTCAGGCCCACCTTCCTGTCGAGATCGGGAAGCCCGAGATGCAGACTTGAGTCAGAC ATGGACAATGAGCGGAACGCCAACCCCTCCAGGCAGAGGTACTTGGGGAAGGTGCACCTGTGTGTCGCCCGCTACAG CTACAACCCCTTCGACGGCCCCAATGAGAACCCGGAGGCCGAGCTGCCGCTCACGGCGGGGAAGTACCTGTACGTGTATGGGGACATGGACGAGGACGGCTTCTACGAAG GGGAGCTCCCGGACGGGCAGCGGGGCCTGGTGCCCTCCAACTTCGTGGATTTTGTCCAGGACAGCGAGTCCCGATTAAGTGCCCTGGGGACCGAGCTGGGCCGGAACCTCATCAACCACGCCGGCCTGGGCCTGGACGGGGAGAGCATCCTGGACCTGAACTCGCCCACGCCCCTGGACGCGGGCGTCCCCGACGACGGCGTGGGGACGCTGGACGTGAACATCGACGACGTCGGAGAAGACATCGTGCCTTACCCCCGGAAAATCACCCTCATCAAGCAACTCGCCAGAAGTGTCATTGTGGGCTGGGAGCCCCCGGCCGTGCCGCCGGGCTGGGGCGCCGTGGGCGGCTACACCGTGCTGGTGGACCAGGAGCCGCGCCTGCGCCTCCCGCTCGCGGGCAGGACTAAGGCCCTCATCGAGAAGCTGAACGTGGCGGCCTGCACCCACCGCGTGTCCGTGCAGTGCGTGACGAGCCGGGGCAGCTCGGACCAGCTGCGCTGCACGCTGCTCGTGGGCAAGGACGTGGTGGTGGCCCCCTCCCAGCTGAGGGTGGACGGCATCACCCAGGTCTCCGCCCGGCTCTCCTGGCTGCCCACCAACAGCAACTACAGCCACGTCATCTTCCTCAACGAGGACGAGCTGGACGTGGTCCAGGCGGCCCGGTACCAGTACCAGTTCCTCAGCCTCAGGCCCAACACGGCCTACAAGGTCAAGGTCCTGGCCAGGCCCCACCAGATGCCGTGGCAGCTGCCcctggagcagagggagaagaaggaggccTTCGTGGAGTTCTCCACGCTGCCCGCAG GCCCTCCGGCTCCCCCCCAAGATGTCACGGTCCACGCAGGGGCCACACCAGGGACCGTCCACGTCTCCTGGAAGCCGCCGGCCCTGACCGCCACCGGGCTGTCCAATGGGGCCAACGTCACGGGCTACGGCGTGTACGCGAACGGGCAGAGG GTGGCCGAGGTCATCGCCCCCATGGCGGACGGCACGGCCGTGGAGCTGGTGCGGCTGCGGAGCCTGGACGCCAAGGGAGTGACCGTGCGGACCCTCTCTGCCCAGGGCGAGTCCGTGGACTCCGCCCTTGCCGCCGTCCCCCCCGACCTCCTGGTGCCTCCAGCCCCCCCAAGAACTGCTCCCACACCGAAGCCATTAGCAAGTGCCGGAGTCCCCGATACCAAAGATGACCGCCTGGGCCCCTGCGTCAAGGTGGACGAGGCCTGGGAGCAGGGCCGGGCGCCCCCCCACGGGCACGGGCTGGAGCCCCCTGGCCTGCAGGGGGGGCGGTCGCCTTCGCCCAGCCGGACCCTCCCGCAGCCCCAGGGGGCCCCCGTGTCCACCTCCGTCGCCAAGGCCATGGCCCGGGAAGCCGCACAGAGAGTGGCCGAGAGCAGCAGG CTAGAGAAAAGGAGCGTCTTCCTGGAGAGGGGCGGCCCGTATGCCAACTCAGATGAGGAGGACGGGGACGAGTGTCCAGATGTCAGGCGGAGGGGTGCCTCGGTGGACGACTTCCTGAAGGGCTCCGAGCTCGGCAAGCCG ccccactgtTGCCATGGAGACGAGTACCACACGGAGAGCAGCCGCGGCTCTGACCTCTCGGACATCatggaggaggacgaggaggagctGTGTTCGGAGATGCAGCTGGAGGGCGGGGGCCGGCGGCGGCCCAGCGGCACGTCCCACAATGCCCTCAAG ATTCTAGGCAACCCCGCGTCTGCAGGACGGGCCGACCGGCCGGACTCCGTGGGCCGCAGGTTTCCGCACGGCGGCGCCGGCCCCCAGAGGTCCCGGCCAGGGACGGGCCCCTCCACCATCG ATGAGTACGGCGACCGAGACCGGCTCTCCCCCGACTTCTACGAGGAGTCCGAGACCGACCCCGGCGCCGAGGAGCCCCCGGCCCGCATCTTTGTGGCCCTGTTTGACTACGACCCCCTGAGCATGTCCCCGAACCCCGACGCTGCGGAGGAGGAGCTGCCCTTCAAGGAGGGGCAGATCATCAAG GTCTACGGGGACAAGGACGCCGACGGCTTCTACCGCGGCGAGACGTGCGCGCGGTCCGGCCTCATTCCCTGCAACATGGTCTCCGAGATCCACGCCGACGACGAGGAGATGATGGAGCAGCTCTTCAGACAGGGCTTCCTCCCTCTCAACACGCCCGTGGAGAAGCTGG AGCGGACCAGAAGAGGCGGCAGGCAGCACCCCGTGCCCACGCGCAGGATGGTGGCCCTGTACGACTACGACCCGAGGGAGAGCTCACCCAACATCGACGTGGAG GCGGAGCTCACCTTCTGCACAGGCGACATCATCTCCGTGTTCGGGGACATTGATGAAGACGGGTTTTACTAT GGGGAGCTCAGTGGGCAGAAAGGCCTGGTGCCCTCGAACTTCCTGGAAGAAGTGCCTGACGACGTGGAGGTCTACCTCTCggacgccccctccccccacgcgcGGGACACGCCGGCGCGCGCCAAGGCCAAGCGG AAGAAGAGTGTTCATTTCACACCTTAA